One genomic window of Solanum dulcamara chromosome 12, daSolDulc1.2, whole genome shotgun sequence includes the following:
- the LOC129877871 gene encoding protein BRASSINAZOLE-RESISTANT 1-like, whose product MVEDKKINGVRGCIKTSRGPWLVQRTAKDGSVVTRFRYPSDRERQKNKQREQKRRRIAHKIFAGLRAHGNYKLPKHADTNDLLMALCKEAGWHVEEDGTIYRKDPVKDMPRLIDVDSAQIFMEDQIKDRDYCNWEDQIKDGEYYCKCDIDMNKAEIEKDRPEAPLTPSAEVSDVNLTLSLSS is encoded by the exons ATGGTGGAAGATAAGAAAATTAATGGGGTTAGAGGATGCATAAAAACCAGCAGAGGGCCGTGGTTGGTTCAAAGAACTGCGAAAGATGGCAGTGTGGTGACTAGGTTCCGTTATCCTTCTGATAGAGAGCGACAGAAAAATAAGCAAAGGGAGCAAAAACGCCGAAGAATAGCACACAAAATCTTTGCTGGACTCCGAGCTCATGGAAACTACAAACTTCCAAAGCATGCGGACACCAATGATCTTCTCATGGCTCTATGTAAGGAAGCTGGATGGCACGTTGAAGAAGATGGCACCATTTACAGGAAG GATCCGGTAAAAGACATGCCAAGATTGATTGATGTAGACTCCGCTCAAATTTTTATGGAAGATCAAATTAAAGATAGAGACTACTGTAATTGGGAAGATCAAATCAAAGATGGAGAATACTATTGTAAGTGTGATATTGACATGAATAAGGCGGAAATTGAGAAAGATCGACCAGAAGCCCCCCTTACGCCATCTGCTGAAGTGTCTGACGTCAATTTGACTCTATCACTCTCTTCCTAA
- the LOC129877263 gene encoding protein trichome birefringence-like 34, with product MAEKVVHKSWIIQYNLHSILGFLLLFFLFVSFYLIEDNSDGASFLANKSTTKNSSPKCDLFSGSWIFDNVSYPLYKEQQCSFMPDDFACHKFGRKDSKYHYWRWQPYDCDLPRFNAKGLLEKLKGKRVLFVGDSLNKNQWASMVCLIESSGIPSLKPPIWKGNLITFEVKEYNATIDFYWSPLLVESNCDDPVKHRVRDRIIRVEAIEKHARHWIDADILIFDSFTWWLESHMTLQWGSFNSSDAIYKKVGMKLRRYEMALRTWSDWLEFQIDRKRTRLFFMSLSSSHKNGTDWGMGNDQNCYGETEPIPRKEYWGSESDRNMMEIAEASVNGLKRKGLDIQYLNITQLSEYRKDGHPSVYKRNWVAPTKEQLLNPRKNADCVHWCLPGVPDVWNQILNAYIMDSSRELNE from the exons ATGGCAGAAAAAGTAGTGCATAAATCATGGATAATTCAGTATAATTTGCATTCTATTTTAGGATTCCTCCTCTTGTTCTTCCTTTTTGTGTCTTTTTATCTCATAGAGGATAATAGTGATGGTGCTAGTTTTCTAGCAAACAAGTCTACAACGAAAAATTCATCTCCAAAATGTGATTTGTTTTCTGGAAGTTGGATTTTTGATAATGTGTCATATCCTCTTTACAAAGAACAACAATGTTCTTTCATGCCTGATGATTTTGCTTGTCacaaatttggaagaaaagactcaaaatatcattattgGAGATGGCAACCTTATGATTGTGATCTTCCAAG GTTTAATGCCAAGGGACTATTGGAGAAGCTAAAAGGAAAGAGGGTATTGTTTGTTGGGGATTCATTGAACAAGAACCAATGGGCTTCTATGGTATGCTTAATTGAATCCTCTGGAATTCCATCTCTCAAGCCACCTATATGGAAAGGCAACTTAATAACCTTTGAGGTCAAG GAATACAATGCAACAATTGATTTCTACTGGTCACCGTTGCTAGTAGAATCCAATTGCGATGATCCGGTGAAGCACCGTGTCCGTGATCGAATTATCAGAGTTGAGGCAATTGAAAAACATGCTAGGCATTGGATTGATGCAGACATTCTCATCTTTGATTCCTTCACCTGGTGGCTTGAATCCCATATGACACTTCA GTGGGGATCTTTTAATAGCTCCGATGCAATCTACAAGAAGGTTGGAATGAAGCTGCGCCGTTATGAGATGGCCTTAAGAACATGGTCAGATTGGTTGGAGTTTCAAATTGATAGAAAAAGAACAAGATTGTTCTTCATGAGCCTCTCTTCATCTCACAAAAA TGGTACAGATTGGGGCATGGGAAATGATCAAAATTGCTACGGCGAAACAGAACCAATACCAAGGAAAGAGTATTGGGGGAGTGAAAGTGATAGAAATATGATGGAAATAGCAGAGGCCTCTGTAAATGGGCTGAAGAGAAAGGGATTAGACATACAATATCTCAACATAACACAACTCTCCGAGTATAGAAAAGACGGACATCCATCAGTTTACAAGAGGAATTGGGTTGCTCCAACAAAAGAACAACTGTTAAATCCAAGGAAAAATGCAGATTGCGTACATTGGTGCCTTCCTGGTGTGCCTGATGTTTGGAATCAGATTCTTAATGCCTATATCATGGATTCGTCAAGAGAATTAAACGAATAG